From the genome of Solidesulfovibrio carbinolicus, one region includes:
- the rnhA gene encoding ribonuclease HI, giving the protein MTEETKAPQQTVIIFTDGACLGNPGPGGYGAVLLHGDERREFSGGRKLTTNNRMELLACIVALEELAEPSVVSITTDSRYVHDAIEKRWLASWQKKGWVNSEKKPVKNQDLWLRLLPLLSRHKVKFSWVRGHTGHPENERCDVLARQAANARGLEADAGYPG; this is encoded by the coding sequence GTGACCGAGGAAACCAAAGCGCCGCAGCAAACCGTGATCATCTTTACCGATGGGGCCTGCCTGGGCAATCCCGGCCCCGGCGGCTACGGCGCGGTGCTTTTGCACGGCGACGAGCGCCGGGAATTCTCCGGCGGCCGCAAGCTGACCACCAACAACCGCATGGAGCTTTTAGCCTGCATTGTGGCCCTGGAAGAGCTGGCCGAGCCGAGCGTGGTGTCCATCACCACGGATTCGCGCTACGTCCACGACGCCATCGAGAAGCGCTGGCTGGCCTCGTGGCAGAAAAAGGGCTGGGTCAATTCCGAGAAAAAGCCGGTAAAGAATCAAGACCTGTGGCTGCGGCTGCTGCCGCTTCTGTCCCGCCACAAGGTCAAATTCAGCTGGGTGCGCGGCCACACCGGCCACCCCGAAAACGAGCGCTGCGACGTGCTCGCCCGGCAAGCCGCCAATGCGCGTGGGCTGGAAGCGGATGCGGGGTATCCGGGTTAG
- a CDS encoding HD-GYP domain-containing protein: MTGKPAPAGPADDAIPAQELKSYAPIKTAYLRPWGTGKFSLYVRKGQGLVLFATRGGAFTQDQLRRLRAGNVENVYVHRGELRHYENYLRDNLGELLLDESIPVADRAEAWHASASQQVRGVLEEKLPHSISRARFDQVGKLVRQSIGFLQSPGAMQNLAPLISKGYQDYQHGLASMVLTSIMLMDHKGMTEELLVKVGVGALLHDIGKTGLPTGLMDRRPDGWTPEEEALFKSHPAMGVGLLVGLPLPTETLHCILFHHEQDDGKGFPAGLPAAGIPYFVKALAVCNTYDALTRACVWRPAYPPFEALRKMEAKKETFDRAMFKRLIMILADADMLGKGGEAAKGGELPPAEAASTPG; this comes from the coding sequence ATGACCGGAAAACCCGCTCCCGCCGGACCGGCCGACGACGCCATTCCGGCCCAGGAACTCAAGTCCTACGCGCCCATCAAGACCGCCTACCTGCGCCCCTGGGGCACGGGAAAATTCTCCCTGTACGTCCGCAAGGGCCAGGGACTTGTGCTCTTCGCCACCCGGGGCGGGGCCTTCACCCAGGACCAACTGCGCCGGCTGCGGGCCGGCAACGTCGAGAACGTCTACGTCCACCGGGGCGAACTGCGCCACTACGAAAACTATCTGCGCGACAACCTCGGCGAACTCCTCCTCGACGAATCCATCCCCGTGGCCGACCGGGCCGAAGCCTGGCACGCCAGCGCCAGCCAGCAGGTGCGCGGCGTGCTGGAAGAAAAGCTGCCCCACTCCATCAGCCGCGCCCGGTTCGACCAGGTGGGCAAGCTCGTGCGCCAGTCCATCGGCTTCCTGCAAAGCCCCGGGGCCATGCAGAACCTCGCTCCGCTGATCAGCAAGGGCTACCAGGACTACCAGCATGGCCTGGCCTCCATGGTGCTCACCTCCATCATGCTCATGGACCACAAGGGCATGACCGAAGAGCTGCTGGTCAAGGTCGGCGTCGGGGCGCTCCTCCACGACATCGGCAAGACCGGCCTGCCCACGGGCCTCATGGACCGCCGCCCCGACGGCTGGACGCCCGAGGAAGAAGCGCTGTTCAAATCCCACCCGGCCATGGGCGTTGGGCTGCTGGTGGGCCTGCCGCTGCCCACGGAAACGCTGCACTGCATCCTGTTCCACCACGAACAGGATGACGGCAAAGGCTTCCCGGCCGGCCTGCCCGCGGCCGGCATCCCGTATTTCGTCAAGGCGCTGGCCGTGTGCAACACCTACGACGCCCTGACCCGGGCCTGCGTCTGGCGGCCGGCCTATCCGCCGTTTGAAGCCCTGCGCAAGATGGAAGCCAAAAAGGAAACCTTCGACCGGGCCATGTTCAAACGGCTCATCATGATCCTGGCCGACGCCGACATGCTCGGCAAAGGCGGCGAAGCGGCCAAGGGCGGCGAACTGCCGCCGGCGGAGGCGGCAAGTACGCCAGGATAA
- a CDS encoding arylesterase, whose protein sequence is MPQTASAVTLAALGDSLTAGWNLPAADAYPAKLAKALAARGYDVDILNFGISGDTTAGGLARLDAVLAAKPAGVILELGANDMLRGMPTAVPRDNLDAILARLKAAGIPVMLCGIQAMRNYGAAYARELDAVYVELAKKYDAVLYPSFLDGVTGVPGLTMPDGLHPTAAGVDEMVRRSLPAVETFLSRLGVRPAGAP, encoded by the coding sequence ATGCCGCAGACCGCCTCGGCCGTGACCCTGGCCGCCCTGGGCGACAGCCTCACCGCCGGCTGGAACCTGCCCGCCGCCGACGCCTACCCGGCCAAGCTGGCCAAGGCCCTGGCCGCGCGCGGCTATGACGTGGACATCCTCAATTTCGGCATCTCCGGCGACACCACCGCCGGCGGTCTGGCCCGCCTCGACGCGGTGCTGGCCGCCAAACCGGCCGGCGTCATATTGGAACTCGGGGCCAACGACATGCTGCGCGGCATGCCCACGGCCGTGCCCCGGGACAACCTCGACGCCATCCTGGCCCGGCTCAAGGCGGCCGGCATCCCGGTCATGCTCTGCGGCATCCAGGCCATGCGCAACTACGGCGCGGCTTACGCCCGGGAACTCGACGCCGTCTACGTCGAACTGGCCAAAAAATACGACGCCGTGCTCTACCCGTCCTTTCTCGACGGCGTCACCGGCGTTCCCGGCCTGACCATGCCCGACGGCCTGCATCCCACCGCCGCCGGGGTTGACGAAATGGTGCGGCGCAGCCTGCCGGCCGTGGAAACCTTTCTCTCGCGCCTGGGCGTGCGCCCGGCCGGCGCGCCGTAA
- a CDS encoding AbrB/MazE/SpoVT family DNA-binding domain-containing protein, which yields METVLAKWGNSLGVRIPKAMAADAGLDAGDAVSITQSAEGIVIKKAQPKPQYRLADLVSRITDENRHEATDWGQPQGREIW from the coding sequence GTGGAAACAGTCTTGGCGAAATGGGGAAACAGCCTGGGCGTACGCATTCCCAAGGCCATGGCCGCCGACGCAGGGCTGGACGCCGGCGACGCCGTCAGCATCACCCAATCCGCGGAAGGGATCGTGATCAAAAAGGCGCAGCCCAAACCGCAATACCGTCTGGCCGATCTGGTCAGCCGGATCACGGACGAGAACAGGCATGAGGCCACGGATTGGGGCCAGCCCCAGGGCAGGGAAATCTGGTGA
- a CDS encoding ABC transporter ATP-binding protein gives MISLSDVRLTLQSQAGGVNILRGVDFAAAAGEVAAVMGPSGAGKTTLLMLMAGLLAPTSGKVTVAGHDLTTMGEDGLARFRRDNVGIVFQAFHLVPAMTALENVALPLEFAGRADAFDRAAQALDAVGLSQRRGHFPAELSGGEQQRVALARALAPRPRLLLADEPTGNLDGETGQMVMELLFSLSGGMTLILVTHDPGLAERCGRVVHIRDGRVAGDGPRAS, from the coding sequence ATGATTTCCTTGTCCGATGTGCGGCTGACGTTACAAAGCCAGGCCGGCGGGGTCAACATCCTGCGAGGGGTGGACTTTGCCGCCGCCGCCGGCGAAGTGGCGGCGGTGATGGGGCCTTCGGGCGCGGGCAAGACCACGCTGTTAATGCTCATGGCCGGGCTGCTCGCCCCCACCTCCGGCAAGGTGACCGTGGCCGGGCATGACCTGACGACCATGGGCGAGGACGGACTCGCCCGCTTTCGCCGCGACAACGTCGGCATCGTGTTCCAGGCCTTCCACCTCGTGCCGGCCATGACGGCGCTGGAAAACGTGGCCCTGCCGCTGGAATTCGCCGGACGGGCCGACGCCTTCGACCGGGCGGCCCAGGCCCTGGACGCGGTGGGGCTGTCGCAGCGGCGCGGCCATTTCCCGGCCGAGCTGTCCGGCGGCGAGCAGCAGCGGGTGGCCCTGGCCCGGGCCCTGGCCCCGCGTCCGCGCCTGCTTCTGGCCGACGAACCCACCGGCAACCTCGACGGCGAGACCGGGCAGATGGTCATGGAACTGCTCTTTTCCCTGTCCGGCGGCATGACGCTCATCCTCGTCACCCACGATCCGGGGCTGGCCGAGCGCTGCGGCCGGGTGGTCCACATCCGCGACGGCCGGGTGGCCGGGGACGGCCCGAGGGCGTCATGA
- a CDS encoding type II toxin-antitoxin system PemK/MazF family toxin, with translation MREYPERGDFVHLDFDPKAGHEQGGPRFGLVLSPGVYNKASGLAIVAPITSRQKGYPFEAPIPDGERCYGVVLADHTRSIDWRARDVKIVGQASQALVEDVLARYRTLLT, from the coding sequence GTGAGGGAGTATCCGGAGCGAGGCGATTTCGTCCACCTCGACTTCGATCCCAAGGCCGGCCACGAACAGGGCGGCCCCCGGTTCGGCCTTGTGCTCTCGCCCGGCGTCTACAACAAGGCATCCGGCCTGGCCATCGTGGCCCCCATCACCAGCCGGCAAAAAGGCTATCCCTTTGAAGCGCCCATCCCCGATGGCGAGCGGTGTTACGGCGTGGTGCTGGCCGACCACACGCGCAGCATCGACTGGCGGGCCAGAGACGTGAAAATCGTGGGGCAGGCGTCCCAGGCCCTCGTCGAGGATGTCCTGGCGCGCTATCGCACGTTGCTGACCTGA
- a CDS encoding TPM domain-containing protein — translation MKRLFFVPRGRSTSERLARGLLLAGVFALAVAAYQKNFEQVIARTEARGVVADPAGMLTREDRLWLLEVAEHLRGRFGLELAVRLGTDPVPTTAPNNPKKIVVYAAPDCAGSRVALPPLAAAGLPAGLPADLAREHLDAACRAGKAREGLLATVGLLVSALDEAADKAKGDDT, via the coding sequence ATGAAGCGGCTGTTTTTCGTCCCGCGCGGCCGGTCCACCTCGGAGCGGCTGGCGCGCGGACTGCTGCTGGCCGGGGTGTTCGCCCTGGCCGTGGCCGCTTATCAGAAAAATTTCGAGCAGGTCATCGCGCGTACCGAGGCTCGGGGCGTGGTGGCCGATCCGGCCGGGATGCTCACCCGCGAGGACCGGCTGTGGCTGCTTGAGGTGGCCGAGCACCTGCGCGGACGCTTCGGCCTGGAGCTGGCCGTGCGGCTGGGTACGGACCCGGTCCCGACGACGGCCCCCAATAATCCCAAAAAAATCGTCGTGTACGCGGCCCCGGACTGCGCCGGCAGCCGGGTGGCCCTGCCGCCCCTGGCCGCCGCCGGCCTGCCGGCCGGGCTGCCGGCCGATCTGGCCCGGGAGCACCTGGACGCCGCCTGCCGGGCGGGCAAGGCCCGCGAGGGCCTGCTGGCCACGGTGGGGCTGCTCGTTTCAGCCCTGGACGAGGCCGCCGACAAGGCAAAAGGAGACGATACGTGA